DNA from Synechococcus sp. CBW1108:
TTATGCCGCCGAGCAGGAGCTGCCCTCGGTGGGGTTCCGGGCGGTGAACGAGGGCTACAGCCAGAGCTACGGCGTGATCGACCAGCGGGCTGAGGCGGTGCACCTCTTTGGTGGGGATGTGGATGTGGACCGCTCGATCGTGGATCTGATGGGTCCGGAGGCCCGGGCCAGCCAGATCGAAATGAAGATCCGCTCGATGCGCCTCACCCTGGAGGCGACGATCGTGAATGGTGATGCCAGTGCCGATGCGCGGGCGTTTGATGGCCTGGCCCGGCGGCTGCCGGCAGGCGATGGGATGGCGATTGACAACGGCAACCAGCCGCTGGGCTTTGACCTGCTCGATGAACTGATCGATGCGGTGGACGGCATGGGCCGGCCCAAGGTGCTGCTGATGGGCCGTGCGATGCGTCGCCAGCTCAATGCCCTGGCGCGCAGCAGCAACTGCTGCTCCTACGTGGCGGAAACCAACGCCCTGGGGATGACGGTGCATCGCTACCAGGACTGCGAGATCCTGACGGTCGATCGCGACGCCCAGGGCCGTGAGGTGCTGGGCTATGGCGAGGCGGGCGGCAGCAGCTCGATCTACTGCCTGGCGCTGGGCGATCAGGGGGTGACCGGCCTGCAGGGACCGTTCCAGGGGCGCTATGGGATCTCGGTGCGGGATCTGGGGGAGGTGCCGGATGCCCCGGTGTTCCGCACGCGGGTGGATTGGTACGTGGGCTTTGCGGTGCTGCATCCGCGCGCGGCGGGGCGGCTGCATGGGATCACGCCACCGCTGATCGCAACGCCCTGATCGCTGTGCGCTGACCCGATCCCGACCCTCGGCCTCAGCCCCCTGATTGCACGTTCCGGAGTTTCTCCATGCCCTCGATTCCCCAGGCCCATCGCGGCAACCCGTTGATCGATGCCGAAACCACGCTGGTGGGGGTGATCGCCCACGGCGCCCTGCGCCCCGCCCCCAAAAAGTTCGTGAGCGGCGAGGTGGTGCGGTTGACCACCAAGCTCGATGCGGCGGCACGCTTCACGCTGGTGGCCAGCCACTCCAGCCACACCGCAGCGGTGACGGTGGATCTGCAGCTGGCGCCGCTGCTGATCGACGGTGCCACCGGCACGTTCGTGAGCGCCGTGAAGGTGTCGCTGCCCGCAGAAGGTGGCCGGGTGGAGGCGTATCTGAGTGGGCGTGACATCAGCATCGCCGCCGCCGATCAGACGCGGGTGCAGTGGCCGTGCATCTGTTTCGCCAAGGTCGTGGTAACGCCCTCGACGCCGGCGGATCTGCACGTGGGCCTGACCGCAACCATCCCTGCCTGATCGCCATGACCAGCACGATCATCAGCAGCGCCACCCCGATCGATCCGCGCACGGGCTGGGTGCTGCTGCACAAGGGCGAGGAGGAGATCTACGTGTGGGCGGTGCATGCCGCCGGCTGGCAGGCGCTGGGCTGGAGCATGGGATCAGCGCCGGTGAAGGCGCCTGAACCGGAGCCGGAGCTGCCGCTTACTCCCAGCCCGGAGCCGCCGATTGAGGACCAGCCGGCTGATGCCCCTGCAACCGATCCTGTCCTCGCCCCCGAGGTTGATTCCGCCTTCGACCGTGAGCTGGACGCCGAGCACAACGCTGAGGTGGAGCCAGGGCCAGACGCCATCGCTGATCCCGTTGCCGCCGTGCCGGACTTCGGGGCGATGACCAAGGCCGAGATCATCGAGCACTGCTCCCGTGACTACGGGGTGCTGCTGGACAACAGCCTGACCAAGGCCGCCCTGGTGACAGAGGCCGAGGCCCTGGCCGCTGCCGCCCCCCTACCGGATGCGCTGGTGGATGACCTGATGCGCTGAGCAGCTGGATCCCCTCAGCTGCAGTGGGCCACCTGCAGCTGCTCATTGGCCCCACAACGTTGATGGTGGCGGTGGGGAAAGGGGATCTGAGCCTGCGGCGTTCGAGCCCCCAAGGAGGTTGTTCCAGCTGAAAGCAACGGATCGCGCCCAGCGTGCCCTGCTGAACCTGGCCAACCTCGCCACCTGCGCGATGGTGCCAATGCCCCCCCAGAGCGCAGGGAGATGAGCTGGTCGGATCTGGAGCGGTTGGTGGTTGATGCAGAAGCCAGTGCCCAACTCCAGGGCGTCCTGCGCCGTTGCAGCTCCCGCAATGAGCTGCTGCAGACCGCACGGCGGCTGGGCTATCGGGTGACCCACACCGATCTGCGCCAGGCCTGGGTGCAGCACCTGCAGGACGCCGAGGCCCAGGAGATCAGCCAGCCCCAGCCGGCCGCTGGAACTGGACACTGAGCCGGCTGGCTTCTACACGCTCCAGCGCAGCGGTTCCTCCCAGGCGGCCTCTGGGCAGATCAGATCCCAGCAGCAGCCGATCGGCTGTGGAACCGGCAGGGAGAACAGCACCAGCTGCCGGGCAACTTGCACTGGGTGACGGCGCTGTGGCTTGCGCTGGCGGGACCGGCAGGAAGTGGTGGTGGTGGCTTCCATGGCGAACGGGAGAAGAAACGCCCCCCTCCACGCCCCCAAGCCACGGGGTCAAGGCCACCGCTCAGGTGCTCGTCTTGGCCTTGACGCTGGGGCGCTGCCAGCCCACCGCAACTGGTGGCTGCTGGCCGCGGGGCGGACCATCGGGGACGTGCTCTCCTGCGTCATCGACCACCGCCACCCCCGGACTGCCCTACCGGTGCCGGAGAGGCACAGCAGGGGAGAGAAGCCGGGATCAGGGCTCCCGGCAGGCCCTTGGGCATCAGGCCATCTGCAGCCGCAGCTCACTCAGCGCCTCACGATCGGCCTCCAGCTGGCAGCGGTGCAGCAACTCCTGCTGGGCCAGCAGCCGCTCATCGAGCTCATCCACCCGCGCCAGGCATTGCTGGATCGCTGGGATCACCTCCTCTTCCAGGATCGTGATCTCCTCCTCGCCATAGGGCTGCTCGATCCAGGTGCGGCGCAGCGGCAGCCCCCGCCGCAGCTGCAGGATCCGCTCGATCGCCTTGAGGCTGGATTCGAGCAGCAGAAACGGATCCTCTTCTGGCCGGCAGAACGGGGAGGCAGCGGCAGAAAGCATGGCCATGGAATCGGCGCCGAGAGCGGCGCAGCGACGGGACCGATCCCAGCAGGGGCCTGACGCAGGAAGGCCCCAGACTGGAGAGGACCCGAGCAAGCCCTTTTCAGGACTGAGGTTCTGAAAAGGGCCAGAGGCCCTAGACCTCCAGCTGCAGCCTCAGGGAGGCGATGGCCTTTTTCTGGGCTCTCTGCACGGACATGGCACTGATTTCCAGCCGCTCGGCCGCTTGCCGGAGCGACAGGCCCTCGAGGAGAGTGAGCCGGAGGGCTGTGGCCTGGGCAGCAGGCAGCTGCTCGACCAGCTGCTCCAGCGCCAGGCCATGGATGGCTTCGCTGAGAGCCTGCCCGGCTTCTGGAGCGACCAGCTGATCGAGCAGGCAGGGCTCGCCATCAACGCTGGCATCAAGACTGAGGTGC
Protein-coding regions in this window:
- a CDS encoding Nif11-like leader peptide family natural product precursor; the protein is MSWSDLERLVVDAEASAQLQGVLRRCSSRNELLQTARRLGYRVTHTDLRQAWVQHLQDAEAQEISQPQPAAGTGH
- a CDS encoding major capsid protein, encoding MGLTLIEAAKYETRLEHLAVLKTFAEGELLARLPFLNINGSGLFYAAEQELPSVGFRAVNEGYSQSYGVIDQRAEAVHLFGGDVDVDRSIVDLMGPEARASQIEMKIRSMRLTLEATIVNGDASADARAFDGLARRLPAGDGMAIDNGNQPLGFDLLDELIDAVDGMGRPKVLLMGRAMRRQLNALARSSNCCSYVAETNALGMTVHRYQDCEILTVDRDAQGREVLGYGEAGGSSSIYCLALGDQGVTGLQGPFQGRYGISVRDLGEVPDAPVFRTRVDWYVGFAVLHPRAAGRLHGITPPLIATP